The proteins below are encoded in one region of Segatella copri:
- a CDS encoding tape measure protein, which yields MSKGKTVAIEIELLDRISGGLDRVNKKMDALKGYTDEAKKGLSGLENMSDRVKKSLMGLGMAFSMKQVITEVATVRGEFQKLEVAFNVMLGSADKADNLMAQLIHTAATTPYGLEGVAQGAKQLLAYGMEAEKVNETLIRLGDIAAGLSMPLNELVYLYGTTMAQGRLYTQDLNQFTGRGIPMIQELAKVFGVAESKVKDLVEAGKVGFPEVQKVIENLTGEGSKFGGLMEEQSKTISGQISNIEDAISTMFNDLGKQSEGVINTTLSGVSYIVEHYEQFGRVLMGLVATYGTYRTACMTVAAVHSLITVGIGGMTAAEAIHYGWIVMVEKAQKLLNATMLSNPYVLVATAIASVIAVMVSMKTETELMQAADEDYEAQKQKVIEAEEEHKRKMEELCSIAGDEALSTDTRREALNRLEQKYPAIFAKYDTEYEKLKNIKKIKLEIAELEAGQSITKPKNELNSVNKRIKELEAKQRTEKWVESNSSGTSMKKVGGLSKKEEAELKNLQKKQQNLNKQVRKDSVNAYFDNLTGVSNNDLKKQIKERESLIARMNMSGHKYGYTTNDGKNIRGTYTKDELQYQLNKLKSEQNRRNEPRKSSSDWGAADKRAYQAALKKYNDFISKGSNNLTKEEYDKKAKELKEKMELAKKEYDSRKPGSDKDSEKAQKAAAKAEAARAKEEAAEERRKQTKEKVGQELAELQRKNDEEEINTMQEGLEKKLRQIENDYQAQKNEINKQETAWKRDNKKAGIATGTNGLTTEQTDAINEAHALNEKSRTKAIEEANKEALKDELLAMTDYLKEYGTIQEQKYAIAKEYAEKIKEVNEGAGTADEKQWKVKALEKQRDTAMSQVDAKSLALDIDWGTTFEGVGNVLKDVAKETLGKVETYMKTAEFKALSAENKKTYTDLQAKLKQETGAESTSPFNFKIWGTISKNVTAYQESVRNLQNKTDAHTRAVDELEKAQANLAAATDDTSKEIAQKAVDIAQGKVDATATEQTEAQDESNKARQTLTDNTNAAAQGIQNFTNYLNEMSNGSLYGFANGMSKLITSLGKGSDGIGKSLNELGGKIGGIIGAILQIIDALGDDPKGFIDDLLNRIADCVEKIVEDLPEIVLSIIKDVGNILQGLVSGIGSWFGIDDLFGLNGNEAKVQKTIDDLTKRNELLQYAIEDLTDEIKASKGTKSVVAYQQAYANQQEANQNYLDMAKAQASYWKKHHSWNHYWNGFNNDQTAWIKQNVKEDFNGDLWSLSPEEMKKLRSNVGIWEYIKNTGKGGYGNDVADKLNDYIDQAGKLEELTDELYEGLTGISFDSMYDSFVDTLMDMNATAEDMADDLSEYFMRAMLSNQIGEMYADKLKEWWKKFGAAMEDNDLTEAERNALQEEYMGYVKDAIALRDKLAEATGYTGNSSTSQSGKSGGFSAMTQDQGTKLEGMFTSGLQHWSSMDDQLENVVEKMNVAESHLARIAENTGMSVTHLNDIKEEIRKIIRDGLKMK from the coding sequence ATGAGCAAAGGCAAGACGGTAGCAATAGAAATTGAACTCCTTGACCGCATCAGCGGTGGACTTGACAGGGTAAACAAGAAGATGGATGCCTTGAAGGGTTACACCGATGAAGCCAAGAAAGGATTGAGTGGACTGGAGAACATGAGCGACAGGGTGAAAAAGTCGCTCATGGGGCTTGGCATGGCTTTTTCCATGAAGCAGGTTATTACGGAGGTCGCTACTGTCAGGGGCGAGTTCCAGAAATTGGAGGTGGCTTTCAATGTCATGCTTGGCAGTGCAGACAAAGCCGATAATCTGATGGCTCAGCTGATTCATACAGCAGCCACGACACCGTATGGTCTTGAAGGTGTGGCACAGGGTGCGAAACAACTCTTGGCGTATGGCATGGAGGCAGAGAAGGTGAACGAAACCTTGATTCGTCTGGGTGACATTGCCGCAGGTCTTAGTATGCCATTGAATGAACTCGTTTATCTGTACGGAACAACGATGGCGCAAGGCAGACTTTACACGCAAGACCTTAACCAGTTCACAGGTCGTGGCATTCCGATGATCCAGGAACTCGCCAAGGTGTTTGGTGTGGCAGAAAGCAAGGTGAAGGACTTGGTGGAGGCTGGCAAGGTGGGATTCCCAGAAGTGCAGAAAGTCATAGAGAACCTTACTGGTGAAGGCAGTAAGTTCGGTGGCTTGATGGAGGAACAGAGCAAGACCATATCAGGACAGATAAGCAACATCGAAGATGCTATTTCAACAATGTTCAACGACTTAGGTAAGCAAAGCGAGGGTGTTATCAATACAACACTTAGCGGTGTCTCCTATATCGTGGAACATTATGAGCAATTCGGACGTGTTCTGATGGGATTGGTTGCCACTTATGGAACATACCGCACGGCTTGCATGACGGTGGCAGCAGTCCACAGTCTCATAACGGTTGGTATTGGTGGCATGACCGCAGCGGAAGCCATTCACTACGGTTGGATTGTCATGGTGGAGAAAGCGCAGAAGCTGCTTAACGCTACCATGCTAAGCAATCCATACGTATTGGTTGCCACAGCCATTGCAAGTGTTATCGCCGTAATGGTTTCCATGAAGACGGAAACAGAACTGATGCAAGCAGCCGATGAAGACTATGAGGCGCAAAAACAAAAGGTCATTGAGGCTGAGGAAGAACACAAACGCAAGATGGAAGAGCTTTGTTCCATTGCTGGTGATGAAGCTCTCAGCACCGACACAAGACGTGAGGCATTGAATCGCCTCGAACAGAAATACCCTGCTATCTTTGCCAAATATGACACAGAGTATGAGAAGCTGAAAAACATCAAGAAAATCAAGTTGGAGATTGCTGAGTTGGAGGCTGGGCAAAGCATAACAAAGCCAAAGAACGAACTCAACAGCGTAAACAAACGCATCAAAGAGCTTGAAGCAAAACAGCGCACGGAAAAGTGGGTTGAAAGCAATAGCTCTGGTACAAGTATGAAGAAAGTCGGAGGTTTGAGCAAGAAAGAGGAAGCCGAACTCAAAAACCTTCAAAAAAAGCAACAGAACCTAAACAAGCAGGTGCGCAAGGATTCTGTGAACGCTTACTTTGACAATCTCACAGGGGTCAGCAACAACGATCTGAAAAAGCAGATAAAGGAGCGCGAAAGCCTCATTGCCCGAATGAATATGTCTGGTCATAAATATGGCTATACAACCAATGACGGCAAAAATATCCGTGGCACATACACCAAGGATGAATTGCAGTATCAACTCAACAAATTGAAATCTGAGCAGAACCGCCGTAATGAACCAAGAAAATCAAGTTCTGATTGGGGCGCAGCCGACAAGAGGGCTTATCAAGCAGCATTGAAGAAATACAACGACTTCATCAGCAAAGGCTCAAACAACCTAACCAAAGAAGAATATGACAAAAAGGCAAAGGAACTAAAGGAAAAAATGGAACTTGCCAAAAAGGAATATGATTCACGCAAACCTGGTTCGGACAAAGACAGCGAGAAAGCACAAAAGGCAGCAGCCAAGGCGGAAGCTGCAAGAGCCAAGGAAGAAGCAGCGGAAGAACGCCGCAAGCAGACCAAGGAAAAGGTGGGTCAGGAACTTGCAGAACTGCAACGTAAAAATGACGAGGAAGAAATTAATACCATGCAAGAAGGCTTGGAAAAGAAACTTCGCCAGATAGAAAACGACTATCAGGCTCAGAAGAACGAGATAAACAAGCAAGAAACCGCATGGAAACGAGATAACAAGAAAGCAGGCATTGCCACTGGTACAAATGGACTTACCACGGAACAGACCGATGCCATTAACGAGGCGCACGCCTTGAACGAGAAAAGCAGAACTAAGGCCATCGAGGAAGCCAACAAGGAAGCCTTGAAGGATGAGTTGCTTGCCATGACAGACTATTTGAAGGAGTATGGAACCATACAAGAACAAAAGTATGCCATTGCCAAGGAATATGCTGAAAAGATTAAGGAGGTGAATGAGGGTGCTGGCACTGCTGATGAAAAACAGTGGAAGGTGAAGGCACTCGAAAAGCAGCGTGACACCGCCATGAGCCAAGTGGATGCCAAGAGCCTTGCCCTGGATATAGACTGGGGTACTACCTTTGAGGGCGTGGGCAATGTGCTGAAAGATGTGGCAAAAGAGACACTTGGCAAGGTGGAGACGTACATGAAGACGGCTGAGTTCAAGGCTTTGTCTGCTGAAAACAAAAAGACTTACACTGACTTGCAAGCCAAGTTGAAGCAAGAGACAGGTGCGGAAAGCACCAGTCCGTTCAACTTCAAAATATGGGGTACAATCTCCAAGAATGTCACGGCATACCAAGAAAGCGTGCGAAATCTCCAAAACAAGACGGATGCCCACACAAGGGCGGTCGATGAACTGGAAAAGGCGCAAGCAAACTTGGCTGCTGCTACTGATGACACCTCAAAGGAAATTGCCCAGAAAGCGGTTGATATTGCACAAGGAAAGGTCGATGCCACTGCCACTGAGCAAACGGAGGCACAGGATGAAAGCAACAAGGCACGCCAGACGCTCACGGACAACACCAATGCAGCAGCGCAAGGCATTCAGAACTTCACCAACTATCTGAATGAAATGTCAAATGGTTCCCTGTATGGCTTTGCCAATGGTATGAGCAAACTCATTACCTCACTTGGAAAAGGCTCGGACGGAATAGGCAAGTCGTTGAATGAGCTTGGTGGCAAGATAGGCGGTATCATTGGCGCAATCCTTCAAATCATTGATGCGCTTGGTGATGATCCAAAGGGCTTCATTGATGACCTCTTGAACAGAATCGCCGATTGTGTGGAAAAGATTGTTGAGGATTTGCCCGAAATCGTTTTGTCCATCATCAAGGATGTGGGCAACATCTTGCAAGGTTTGGTCAGTGGCATTGGCAGTTGGTTTGGCATTGATGACCTTTTCGGTTTGAATGGCAATGAAGCCAAGGTGCAAAAGACCATTGACGACTTGACCAAGCGCAACGAGCTTCTGCAATATGCCATCGAGGATTTGACAGACGAAATCAAGGCAAGCAAGGGAACAAAATCAGTAGTAGCCTATCAACAGGCATACGCCAACCAGCAAGAAGCCAACCAGAATTATCTGGATATGGCAAAGGCGCAAGCCAGTTATTGGAAAAAGCATCATAGTTGGAACCACTATTGGAATGGCTTCAACAATGACCAAACTGCCTGGATCAAGCAGAACGTAAAAGAAGACTTCAATGGTGATCTCTGGAGTCTTAGCCCAGAGGAAATGAAGAAACTTCGCTCCAATGTCGGTATTTGGGAATATATCAAGAACACTGGCAAGGGTGGTTATGGAAATGACGTTGCTGACAAGCTGAATGACTACATAGACCAGGCTGGCAAACTGGAGGAACTGACCGATGAACTCTATGAGGGATTGACTGGCATTTCCTTCGATTCCATGTATGACAGCTTTGTGGACACCCTTATGGATATGAATGCCACGGCTGAGGATATGGCTGATGACCTGTCAGAATACTTCATGCGTGCCATGCTTTCAAACCAGATTGGTGAAATGTATGCTGACAAGCTAAAGGAATGGTGGAAGAAGTTTGGTGCTGCTATGGAAGACAATGACCTGACTGAGGCAGAGCGCAATGCACTCCAAGAGGAATACATGGGCTATGTGAAAGATGCCATTGCATTGCGTGACAAACTTGCAGAAGCTACTGGGTACACTGGTAACAGCAGCACAAGCCAAAGCGGTAAAAGTGGCGGCTTCTCTGCCATGACACAAGACCAAGGCACAAAGCTCGAAGGTATGTTCACCAGTGGCTTGCAACATTGGTCAAGCATGGATGACCAACTTGAAAATGTGGTCGAGAAGATGAATGTGGCAGAAAGCCATCTGGCACGCATTGCCGAAAACACAGGCATGAGTGTCACGCATCTGAACGACATCAAGGAGGAAATAAGAAAGATTATTCGTGATGGACTAAAAATGAAATAA
- a CDS encoding N-acetylmuramoyl-L-alanine amidase: MARMKYLVLHCTATKEGREVSSDEIRHWHTDPVSKGGRGWKQVGYTDMIHLDGKVERLVKNNEDAEVDPWEITNGAAGFNSVSRHVVYVGGLASDGKTAKDTRTDAQKKALTEYVRNFHERFPSIRIIGHNELNSHKACPSFNVQEWLRSIGIKQV; the protein is encoded by the coding sequence ATGGCACGAATGAAATATCTGGTGCTGCATTGCACCGCAACAAAAGAAGGTCGTGAGGTGTCCAGTGACGAAATTCGCCACTGGCACACTGACCCAGTGAGCAAGGGCGGTCGTGGATGGAAGCAGGTTGGCTATACCGACATGATACACCTTGACGGAAAGGTGGAGCGACTTGTGAAGAACAATGAGGATGCTGAGGTTGATCCATGGGAAATCACCAATGGTGCAGCAGGTTTCAACTCTGTGAGCCGTCACGTTGTTTATGTCGGTGGGCTTGCCTCTGATGGAAAGACAGCCAAGGACACCAGAACGGATGCACAGAAAAAGGCTTTGACCGAATATGTGCGCAACTTCCATGAACGTTTTCCTTCCATCCGCATCATTGGCCACAACGAGCTGAACAGCCATAAGGCTTGCCCATCATTCAACGTGCAAGAGTGGTTGCGCTCAATAGGTATCAAGCAAGTTTAA
- a CDS encoding HK97 family phage prohead protease: MKRVRISNNSLNSYGSRVLTEGMDVQQYCRNPVLLYMHERGNVIGYVKDLKVDNDEVTGELMFDEATPLSKQCKKQWEFGSLKMVSVGIDIVEESEDPEVIVPGQKYKTITKSKLFEVSVVDIGANDDAIVMRKNGEQITLGKDGKNPLTLLSNNKNLNNKQMEQKILCAQLGLPETADEATILQKINSLKEAETEKETLAKEKAQLTLSAITTTVETAITEKRISEDKKEHFINLGKKIGVDDLKQTFAAMSPMVKLSSVVGHQGGSPTQQKTTYSKFSEVPGEELEKMRSENPDEYKRLFKAEYGMECEI; this comes from the coding sequence ATGAAACGAGTAAGAATTTCAAACAACAGCCTTAACAGTTACGGTAGTCGTGTACTGACAGAAGGCATGGATGTACAGCAGTATTGTCGCAATCCCGTACTTCTTTATATGCACGAACGTGGCAATGTGATTGGCTATGTGAAAGACCTCAAAGTGGATAACGATGAGGTGACTGGTGAACTGATGTTCGATGAAGCCACACCACTCTCCAAGCAGTGCAAGAAGCAATGGGAGTTTGGTAGCCTGAAAATGGTGAGTGTGGGCATTGACATCGTTGAAGAGAGTGAAGACCCAGAGGTGATTGTTCCTGGCCAGAAATACAAGACCATCACCAAGAGCAAACTCTTTGAAGTGTCAGTTGTGGACATAGGAGCCAATGACGATGCCATCGTAATGAGAAAGAACGGCGAACAAATCACATTAGGCAAGGACGGAAAGAATCCGCTGACCTTGCTCAGTAACAACAAAAATTTAAACAACAAGCAAATGGAACAGAAAATTTTGTGCGCACAGCTCGGATTGCCTGAGACGGCAGACGAGGCGACCATCCTTCAGAAGATCAATTCGCTGAAGGAAGCAGAGACAGAGAAAGAGACGCTTGCCAAGGAGAAAGCCCAGCTCACACTCTCTGCCATTACAACAACCGTGGAGACAGCCATCACTGAGAAACGCATCAGTGAAGACAAGAAGGAGCATTTCATCAACCTCGGCAAGAAGATTGGCGTGGATGACTTGAAGCAGACTTTTGCAGCCATGAGTCCGATGGTGAAGCTCAGTTCTGTAGTCGGCCATCAGGGTGGTTCGCCAACTCAGCAGAAAACCACTTATTCCAAGTTCAGTGAAGTGCCAGGCGAAGAGCTGGAAAAGATGCGCTCGGAGAATCCCGATGAATACAAGCGTCTTTTCAAGGCAGAGTATGGCATGGAGTGTGAAATCTAA
- a CDS encoding terminase, translating to MTKAEIEKKRSLARTLFMSGMEQAEIAEKVGISRVTISKWCVADGWKEARAAKSVTRPELVNKLLLTIDALITQVNESGDPMAMAGLGDKLAKLSSVIEKLDKKANVVDVIEVSMMFSKWLEFRAKSDPTITTELMKQINHLQDLFIMEQMGVK from the coding sequence ATGACAAAAGCTGAAATAGAAAAGAAACGTTCATTGGCTCGAACACTGTTCATGTCGGGTATGGAACAGGCTGAGATTGCCGAAAAGGTAGGCATCTCACGTGTCACCATATCCAAGTGGTGTGTGGCTGATGGATGGAAGGAGGCACGTGCGGCCAAGAGTGTCACACGTCCCGAACTGGTCAATAAGCTGTTGTTGACCATTGATGCGCTCATAACGCAAGTGAATGAATCGGGTGATCCAATGGCAATGGCTGGACTGGGTGACAAACTCGCAAAGCTCTCTTCCGTCATTGAGAAACTTGATAAGAAGGCTAATGTGGTGGATGTCATTGAGGTGTCCATGATGTTTAGCAAGTGGTTGGAGTTCCGTGCCAAGTCTGACCCTACGATAACAACTGAGCTGATGAAGCAAATCAATCATCTGCAAGACTTGTTTATCATGGAACAGATGGGTGTTAAATAA
- a CDS encoding phage protein Gp36 family protein, translated as MFITEDDYKVVIGDTAMKVVSQASAENRANAEREAQEEISGYLRPKYDCDAVFAAEGEKRNHQIVMFTCDIALYHMVSAMPQKMGSDIRKERYERAIKWLEGVQSGKIVPDLPLVLDDNGEMVGSSIVYGCQRKLRHNW; from the coding sequence ATGTTTATAACAGAAGATGATTATAAGGTGGTTATCGGCGATACCGCCATGAAGGTGGTTTCTCAGGCATCAGCCGAGAATCGTGCCAATGCCGAGCGTGAGGCACAGGAGGAAATTTCGGGCTATCTGCGTCCAAAGTACGATTGTGATGCGGTGTTTGCTGCGGAAGGCGAAAAGCGCAACCATCAGATTGTGATGTTCACTTGCGACATTGCCCTTTACCACATGGTTTCGGCTATGCCTCAAAAGATGGGTTCCGACATTCGTAAGGAACGCTATGAGCGTGCCATCAAGTGGTTAGAGGGTGTTCAGTCTGGCAAGATTGTTCCTGACCTGCCACTGGTGCTGGATGACAACGGTGAAATGGTTGGCAGTTCCATTGTCTATGGCTGTCAGCGTAAACTTAGACATAATTGGTAA
- a CDS encoding DUF935 family protein has protein sequence MGYIQNFIQSITGKPRILHTSHGDFNLAKASGRKNVQKIVAQLQRTTEALTRSDMQDWRNAWQMAISVESPNRQRLYDIYRDADVDAHLSGCVEQRKGFVMARSFKIIDKNENVKDDALHYFNQAWFKQLLRLALDSIYWGHSLIELGDITTDGDGCPCFNGVKLINRKYVIPEYGRVITDLGMDWTTGIDYHQPPFTDWLIEAGQPDDLGLYLKAAAHTIPKKNTLAFWDTFGEIFGMPMRIGHTTVRDEKELSKMENMMATMGTEFWALFPEGTDIEVVESTKGDAFNVYDKRVDRANSELSKLIIGQTMTIEDGSSLSQSQTHLEVFQNLVESDADMLADLVNNQLIPRMVKLGFPLQGLRFAWDEAVDYTPEQQFTYEKMIADRYEVDPKYFADKYNMPVGERRQQQVPSPDPDDGGDNGKDPKKQHNARPFFD, from the coding sequence ATGGGATATATTCAGAACTTTATACAAAGCATTACAGGCAAGCCACGCATCTTGCACACCTCGCATGGTGATTTCAATCTTGCCAAGGCTTCTGGGCGCAAGAACGTCCAGAAAATAGTGGCACAGCTACAACGCACCACTGAGGCACTTACACGCTCTGATATGCAAGACTGGCGCAATGCCTGGCAGATGGCAATCAGTGTGGAAAGTCCAAACCGCCAACGTCTTTATGACATCTATCGTGACGCTGATGTGGATGCGCACCTTTCGGGATGCGTGGAACAGCGCAAGGGCTTTGTGATGGCTCGTTCCTTCAAGATCATTGACAAGAATGAGAATGTGAAGGATGATGCGCTGCACTATTTCAACCAGGCATGGTTTAAGCAACTTTTGCGCCTTGCCTTGGATTCCATCTATTGGGGTCACTCGCTCATTGAGCTTGGCGACATTACCACTGATGGTGACGGTTGTCCATGCTTCAATGGTGTGAAGCTGATAAACCGCAAGTATGTCATTCCAGAGTATGGCCGTGTTATCACTGACTTGGGCATGGACTGGACTACTGGCATCGACTACCACCAGCCACCTTTCACTGACTGGCTCATTGAGGCTGGTCAGCCTGATGACTTGGGACTGTACTTAAAGGCTGCTGCACACACCATCCCGAAAAAGAACACGCTTGCCTTCTGGGACACGTTCGGTGAAATCTTTGGTATGCCTATGCGTATTGGCCACACCACCGTCCGTGACGAAAAGGAGCTTTCCAAGATGGAGAACATGATGGCTACGATGGGAACTGAGTTTTGGGCTTTGTTCCCAGAGGGTACTGACATTGAGGTGGTGGAAAGCACCAAGGGCGATGCGTTCAATGTGTATGACAAACGTGTTGACCGTGCCAACTCAGAACTGTCAAAGCTCATTATTGGTCAGACCATGACCATTGAGGATGGCAGTAGCCTTTCACAGTCGCAAACCCATCTTGAAGTGTTCCAGAACCTTGTGGAGAGTGATGCGGATATGTTGGCAGACCTTGTGAACAATCAGCTTATTCCTCGCATGGTGAAACTTGGCTTTCCTCTTCAAGGCTTGCGCTTTGCATGGGATGAAGCAGTTGACTACACTCCAGAACAGCAATTCACCTACGAAAAGATGATTGCAGACCGTTATGAGGTCGATCCAAAGTATTTTGCCGACAAGTACAATATGCCTGTGGGTGAACGCCGTCAGCAACAGGTTCCTTCACCAGACCCTGATGATGGTGGTGATAACGGCAAAGACCCAAAGAAGCAGCACAACGCACGTCCTTTTTTCGATTAA
- a CDS encoding phage minor head protein — MMSALFKQKGANFDINIIASDEAQDFINTHTSVLDSSFQKVEMSDLMRQRLTRSNYIFSGMKTFHELNEAFPSLLDENGNKKTFERFLNDVRKIDETYNSNYLRAEYNFVQASAEMAAKWEKFMEDGDHYYLQYRTQHDDKVRPEHASLDRVTLPASDSFWESYYPPNGWNCRCTVVQVLKRKYEPTPHDEAMSLGEDALQTDKKGIFRFNSGKEQKTVPDYNPYTIKRCRDCDIAKGKIKLARFVPENELCEACRILHQLREEGEQRRLTSEERRTIQESVLTWADRHLPRITMQDGTQAARLTVETKEGIELHIGKKFFTETFSKCKNSRRVAETMEVATHVNNWIRDAEQIRIEPGRHHDFNFVVFKATYNNQEIEFKAKETEGLIVYMMRLI; from the coding sequence ATGATGTCTGCACTCTTCAAGCAGAAGGGTGCAAACTTCGACATCAACATCATAGCCTCTGATGAGGCACAAGACTTTATCAATACGCACACCTCTGTTCTTGACAGTTCTTTTCAAAAGGTAGAAATGTCCGACCTCATGCGCCAACGTCTTACACGCTCCAACTATATCTTTAGTGGAATGAAGACGTTCCATGAACTCAATGAGGCTTTTCCATCCTTGCTTGATGAGAATGGCAATAAAAAGACGTTTGAACGCTTTTTGAACGATGTCCGAAAGATAGATGAAACGTATAACTCCAACTATCTACGTGCTGAATACAACTTTGTTCAGGCATCAGCGGAAATGGCTGCGAAGTGGGAAAAGTTCATGGAGGATGGTGATCATTATTATCTCCAGTATCGAACACAGCATGATGATAAGGTTCGTCCAGAACACGCCTCGCTCGACCGTGTGACGCTTCCAGCATCTGATTCATTCTGGGAATCATACTACCCACCAAATGGTTGGAATTGTCGCTGTACCGTGGTGCAAGTCCTAAAACGAAAATACGAGCCAACACCACATGATGAAGCTATGTCGCTGGGTGAGGATGCTTTGCAGACTGACAAAAAGGGAATATTCCGTTTCAATTCGGGCAAGGAGCAAAAGACAGTTCCTGATTATAACCCTTATACCATCAAGCGGTGTCGTGACTGTGATATTGCAAAAGGAAAAATCAAATTGGCAAGATTTGTTCCTGAAAATGAGTTATGTGAGGCTTGCAGAATACTCCATCAGCTCAGAGAGGAAGGAGAACAAAGACGGCTAACAAGTGAGGAAAGAAGAACCATCCAAGAATCTGTATTGACTTGGGCTGACAGACATCTGCCAAGAATTACTATGCAAGATGGTACACAAGCTGCAAGATTAACGGTTGAAACAAAAGAAGGTATCGAGTTGCATATAGGAAAGAAATTCTTTACAGAAACATTCTCGAAATGCAAGAATAGCAGAAGAGTTGCAGAAACAATGGAAGTGGCTACCCATGTAAACAACTGGATAAGAGATGCAGAACAAATCCGCATAGAACCAGGTAGGCATCACGATTTTAATTTTGTTGTATTCAAAGCTACATACAACAACCAGGAAATTGAATTTAAGGCAAAAGAGACTGAGGGGCTTATTGTTTACATGATGCGTCTAATATAA
- a CDS encoding reverse transcriptase domain-containing protein produces MRREGYIIEEIIEYSNMSESFDKVLRGKKRKRSRQGRYLLAHREEVIKELTEQIANGSFRVSGYRERTIHEYGKERNLQILSMKDRIGVHAIMSVVDRHLQRRYIRTTAASIKERGTHDLMKVIRQDMQHDPEGTLYAYKFDIRHFYENVRQDFAMWCYRRVFKDQKLLVMLESFVTMLDCGISFGLRSSQATGNLLLSVFLDHYLKDKCGVAHFYRYCDDGLVLGKTKAELWVIREIIHNQVDQVDLEIKPNERVFPVDEGIDFLGYVIYPDHVAIRKRIKQKFARKMHEVKSRKRRRELIASFYGMAKHADCNRLFNKLTDKTMKSFKDLNVSYKPADGKKRFPGSVVSIRELVNLPIIVKDFELGIKTEQGEDRCIVSIEQNGEAKKFFTNSEEMKNILQQISELPDGLPFETTIRTETFGKGRTKYVFS; encoded by the coding sequence ATGCGTAGAGAAGGTTACATCATAGAAGAAATCATCGAATACTCCAATATGTCTGAGTCGTTTGATAAAGTTCTCCGTGGCAAGAAGCGGAAACGCTCACGCCAAGGACGGTACTTGCTTGCGCATCGTGAAGAGGTGATTAAGGAGCTAACAGAACAAATTGCCAATGGCTCTTTCCGTGTAAGTGGCTACCGTGAGCGTACAATCCATGAATACGGTAAAGAGAGGAACTTGCAGATTCTTTCGATGAAAGACCGCATAGGTGTCCATGCTATAATGTCCGTGGTGGACAGACATCTGCAAAGGCGTTACATACGCACAACAGCAGCATCCATCAAGGAACGTGGCACGCACGACCTTATGAAGGTAATTCGTCAAGATATGCAGCACGACCCAGAAGGCACGCTATATGCCTACAAGTTTGACATCAGACATTTCTATGAGAATGTTCGTCAAGACTTCGCCATGTGGTGCTACCGCCGTGTGTTCAAAGACCAGAAGCTGCTTGTTATGTTGGAATCCTTTGTTACTATGCTGGACTGTGGCATCAGCTTTGGACTAAGAAGCTCACAAGCCACTGGCAACTTGTTGTTGTCTGTATTTTTAGACCACTATTTGAAAGATAAGTGTGGGGTCGCTCATTTCTATCGCTATTGCGATGACGGCCTTGTGCTTGGTAAAACGAAAGCGGAATTATGGGTGATTCGTGAAATTATCCACAACCAGGTGGACCAAGTCGATTTGGAAATCAAACCAAACGAAAGGGTGTTCCCAGTGGATGAGGGCATTGACTTCTTGGGGTATGTCATATATCCCGACCATGTAGCGATACGCAAGCGTATCAAACAAAAGTTTGCCCGAAAAATGCACGAGGTTAAATCGAGGAAAAGAAGGCGCGAACTCATTGCCAGTTTCTACGGAATGGCAAAGCACGCCGACTGTAATAGATTGTTTAATAAATTAACAGACAAAACAATGAAATCATTTAAAGATTTGAACGTTTCTTATAAGCCGGCAGATGGCAAGAAGCGTTTCCCTGGGTCAGTGGTAAGCATCAGGGAGTTAGTGAACTTACCAATTATCGTGAAGGACTTCGAGCTTGGTATCAAGACAGAGCAAGGCGAAGACCGCTGCATTGTCTCCATCGAACAGAACGGTGAGGCAAAGAAGTTTTTCACCAATTCGGAGGAAATGAAGAATATTCTCCAACAGATCAGTGAACTGCCAGATGGCTTGCCTTTTGAGACAACTATCAGAACAGAGACATTTGGCAAAGGTAGAACCAAATACGTATTTAGCTAA